A genomic window from Sphingobacterium sp. BN32 includes:
- a CDS encoding aminotransferase class IV, which translates to MPIQYINFNGSLVPEDMAVLSVDNRAFRYGDGLFETMLWKDGDIRFLDFHIERLQDGLSLLQFEDTGVFDTFFVRNKVEELIRKNNMMGQVLRVRLIVFRMGAGTYGPESNKAGYVLQVERKQDSLRDKKLGLIVDLYTDFKKPYSELSKLKSNNALVYVMAGNFRKKHAFDEVFILNQAGNLCEALTSNIFIYYNKVLYTPALTEGCIAGVMRRVVMDIALSEGIEVVEAEIKPDIMKVADEIFCTNATQGIQWVMGYKQKRYFNKISRVFQDRLATWTYDVEE; encoded by the coding sequence ATGCCAATACAATATATAAACTTTAATGGCAGTTTGGTGCCGGAGGATATGGCTGTATTAAGCGTTGATAACCGCGCTTTTCGATACGGTGATGGTTTGTTTGAGACGATGTTATGGAAGGATGGAGATATACGTTTTCTGGATTTCCACATCGAGCGTCTACAGGATGGTTTATCCTTGCTGCAATTTGAAGATACTGGTGTATTTGATACCTTTTTTGTACGCAACAAGGTTGAGGAATTAATCCGCAAGAACAATATGATGGGGCAGGTGCTTCGCGTTCGTCTAATTGTTTTCCGGATGGGGGCAGGAACCTATGGTCCGGAGTCGAATAAGGCTGGCTATGTTTTGCAAGTTGAACGGAAACAGGACAGTCTGCGCGATAAGAAATTAGGCTTAATCGTTGATTTATATACCGATTTTAAAAAGCCTTATAGTGAGCTGTCAAAATTGAAATCCAACAATGCTTTGGTTTATGTAATGGCGGGTAACTTTCGGAAAAAGCATGCATTTGATGAGGTTTTTATCTTGAATCAGGCGGGCAATCTTTGTGAAGCGCTGACATCGAATATCTTCATTTATTACAATAAGGTTTTATATACTCCAGCGCTGACAGAGGGCTGCATTGCGGGTGTTATGCGTCGCGTCGTTATGGATATTGCTTTGTCTGAAGGGATTGAAGTCGTGGAAGCTGAGATTAAGCCAGACATCATGAAGGTAGCGGATGAAATATTTTGTACGAATGCAACTCAAGGAATACAATGGGTTATGGGCTACAAGCAGAAGCGATACTTTAATAAGATATCTAGAGTTTTTCAGGATCGCCTAGCGACTTGGACTTATGATGTCGAAGAATAA
- a CDS encoding YceI family protein, whose amino-acid sequence MKTILTFVATLFFITNAAFAQVKWSVDPAHTNARFEVSHLGISFVDGSFNTLSGAVETTDGSNFNQAKIAFEIDVNSIDTRVDARDEHLKSDDFFNAAQFPKMSLTNGVLTKGKKGKFVLKGDLTIRDVTKPVEFQVTQNNGIITDPWGKTRVGFTATTTINRMDYNIKYNDKLPSGVQAVASDVKIIVNTELVKN is encoded by the coding sequence ATGAAAACAATTTTAACATTCGTTGCCACATTATTTTTCATTACAAATGCGGCATTTGCACAAGTAAAATGGTCAGTAGACCCAGCACACACAAACGCGAGATTTGAAGTAAGCCACCTAGGCATCTCATTCGTCGATGGATCATTCAATACACTTTCCGGAGCCGTAGAAACGACCGATGGCAGCAATTTCAACCAAGCGAAAATTGCATTCGAAATTGATGTAAATAGTATCGACACACGCGTAGATGCTAGAGATGAACACCTCAAAAGCGACGACTTTTTCAATGCTGCTCAATTTCCGAAAATGTCATTGACGAACGGTGTGTTGACAAAGGGGAAAAAAGGAAAATTCGTATTAAAGGGAGATTTAACTATTCGTGACGTAACGAAACCTGTTGAATTTCAAGTAACGCAAAATAACGGAATCATCACCGATCCATGGGGTAAAACACGTGTTGGTTTCACTGCGACAACAACAATAAACCGCATGGATTATAATATAAAATACAATGATAAATTACCTTCAGGCGTACAAGCTGTCGCATCTGACGTGAAAATCATTGTAAACACAGAATTAGTAAAGAACTAA